One genomic region from Conexibacter woesei DSM 14684 encodes:
- a CDS encoding GDP-mannose 4,6-dehydratase: MSGPRSVFVTGGYGLLGAWLVRALVERGDRVVVLQRDRTPRSALLLGELERALDIVHGDLNDPGLVARALGEYEVDTVFHLAAQTIVGTANRSPLATFETNVRGTWTLLEACRLHGAERVLVAASDKAYGASTTLPYREDHPLQARFPYDVSKAATDLIARSYWHTYALPVAVTRFANLYGGGDLNRSRLVPEAIGAALAGRAPVIRSDGTPERDFLYVEDAVAAYLLLADALDADAGRDATLARGEAFNAGGGRPYAVGDVVARICAIAGTDVEPDVRGAGTPAGEIDRQYVDPSKLRELTGWAPAVSLDEGLERTVAWYRAHPAALA, from the coding sequence GTGAGCGGGCCGCGCTCGGTCTTCGTCACCGGCGGCTACGGCCTGCTCGGCGCCTGGCTGGTGCGCGCGCTCGTGGAGCGCGGCGACCGCGTCGTCGTGCTCCAGCGCGACCGCACGCCGCGCAGCGCGCTGCTGCTGGGCGAGCTGGAGCGGGCGCTCGACATCGTCCACGGCGACCTCAACGACCCCGGGCTCGTCGCCCGCGCGCTCGGCGAGTACGAGGTCGACACCGTCTTCCACCTCGCCGCGCAGACGATCGTCGGGACGGCGAACCGCTCGCCGCTGGCGACGTTCGAGACGAACGTGCGCGGCACCTGGACGCTGCTGGAGGCGTGCCGTCTGCACGGCGCCGAGCGCGTCCTCGTCGCCGCCTCCGACAAGGCGTACGGCGCGAGCACAACGCTGCCGTACCGCGAGGACCATCCGCTCCAGGCGCGCTTCCCGTACGACGTCAGCAAGGCCGCGACCGACCTGATCGCGCGCTCCTACTGGCACACGTACGCGCTGCCCGTCGCGGTCACGCGCTTCGCCAACCTCTACGGCGGCGGCGATCTCAACCGCTCGCGGCTGGTGCCGGAGGCAATCGGGGCGGCGCTCGCGGGCCGCGCGCCGGTGATCCGCTCCGACGGCACGCCCGAGCGCGACTTCCTCTACGTCGAGGACGCGGTCGCCGCGTACCTGCTGCTCGCCGACGCGCTCGACGCGGACGCCGGCCGTGACGCGACGCTTGCTCGCGGCGAGGCGTTCAACGCCGGCGGCGGCAGACCGTACGCGGTCGGCGACGTCGTCGCGCGGATCTGCGCGATCGCCGGCACCGACGTCGAACCGGACGTGCGCGGCGCCGGCACGCCGGCCGGCGAGATCGACCGCCAGTACGTCGACCCCTCGAAGCTGCGCGAGCTGACCGGCTGGGCGCCGGCGGTCTCGCTCGACGAGGGGCTGGAGCGCACGGTCGCGTGGTACCGCGCGCATCCGGCGGCCCTCGCCTGA
- a CDS encoding plastocyanin/azurin family copper-binding protein, giving the protein MQRSLLTLLVLGSGAVALAGCGGSDSDSGGDTAQTAATAADGAVQVTMKGLAYNPKTVAVRPGQKITWVNDDDVLHDVVSTSGERIESELFSNGKSFSFTPTRAGTIAYVCTIHPGMEGTVEVR; this is encoded by the coding sequence ATGCAGCGTTCCCTCCTCACTCTTCTCGTCCTCGGCAGCGGCGCCGTCGCCCTCGCGGGCTGCGGCGGCTCGGACTCCGACTCCGGCGGCGACACGGCCCAGACGGCCGCCACGGCGGCCGACGGCGCGGTCCAGGTGACGATGAAGGGCCTCGCCTACAACCCCAAGACCGTCGCCGTCAGACCCGGCCAGAAGATCACCTGGGTCAACGACGACGACGTCCTCCACGACGTCGTCTCGACCTCCGGCGAGAGAATCGAGTCCGAGCTGTTCTCCAACGGCAAGTCGTTCTCGTTCACGCCGACGAGAGCCGGGACGATCGCGTACGTCTGCACGATCCATCCGGGGATGGAAGGGACCGTCGAGGTCAGATAG
- a CDS encoding YebC/PmpR family DNA-binding transcriptional regulator gives MAGHSKWAGIKHKKAIVDARRGAAFTKLARAITVAAREGGGDPELNATLANAVQKAKDASMPKDNIERAIAKGTGEGADADAIEAILYEGYGPGGVALLIEALSDNRNRTGADVRHLLSKHGGSLGEPGSVAYLFDRQGVVVVDAERWSEDDLIVAIDAGALDIEQDEDVFEVLTEPSDLSAVRTALEEAGIEIQNAEVTQRPKTRVNLDEDQATKLLRLIDALDENDDVNEVHANFDVDADVLERIAG, from the coding sequence ATGGCTGGACATTCGAAGTGGGCGGGAATCAAGCACAAGAAGGCGATCGTCGACGCCAGACGCGGCGCGGCGTTCACCAAGCTCGCGCGCGCGATCACCGTCGCGGCGCGTGAAGGCGGCGGCGACCCGGAGCTGAACGCGACGCTGGCCAACGCCGTTCAGAAGGCCAAGGACGCCTCGATGCCGAAGGACAACATCGAGCGCGCGATCGCGAAGGGCACCGGCGAGGGCGCCGACGCCGACGCGATCGAGGCGATCCTCTACGAGGGCTACGGCCCGGGCGGCGTCGCGCTGCTGATCGAGGCGCTGTCGGACAACCGCAACCGCACCGGCGCCGACGTGCGCCACCTCCTCTCCAAGCACGGCGGCAGCCTCGGCGAGCCCGGCTCGGTCGCCTACCTGTTCGACAGACAGGGCGTCGTCGTCGTCGACGCCGAGCGCTGGAGCGAGGACGACCTGATCGTCGCGATCGACGCCGGCGCGCTCGACATCGAGCAGGACGAGGACGTCTTCGAGGTGCTGACCGAGCCGTCGGACCTGTCGGCTGTGCGCACGGCGCTGGAGGAGGCGGGGATCGAGATCCAGAACGCCGAGGTCACCCAGCGGCCGAAGACGCGCGTCAACCTCGACGAGGACCAGGCGACGAAGCTGCTGCGGCTGATCGACGCGCTCGACGAGAACGACGACGTCAACGAGGTCCACGCGAACTTCGACGTGGACGCCGACGTGCTGGAGCGAATCGCCGGCTGA
- the ruvC gene encoding crossover junction endodeoxyribonuclease RuvC, with the protein MIVLGIDPGTANTGYGVVAQRRGRVVALDGGVIETPAGQALERRLATIHRRLCELIAEHRPVAVAVEDLYFGANARSAFAVGQARGVVLLAAGQHDLACSSYTPQQIKSAVCGSGRAEKLQVQQMVQRLLSLTELPRPDHAADALAVAICHTNRAPLAAAMVSA; encoded by the coding sequence ATGATCGTCCTCGGCATCGACCCCGGCACCGCGAACACGGGCTACGGCGTCGTCGCGCAGCGGCGCGGGCGCGTCGTCGCGCTCGACGGCGGCGTGATCGAGACGCCCGCCGGGCAGGCGCTCGAACGACGCCTCGCCACGATCCACCGGCGTCTCTGTGAGCTGATCGCCGAGCACAGACCGGTCGCCGTCGCGGTCGAGGACCTCTACTTCGGCGCCAACGCCCGCTCCGCCTTCGCCGTCGGCCAGGCCCGCGGCGTCGTGCTGCTGGCAGCCGGCCAGCACGACCTCGCGTGCAGCTCCTACACGCCGCAGCAGATCAAGAGCGCGGTCTGCGGCAGCGGTCGCGCGGAGAAGCTGCAAGTCCAGCAGATGGTCCAGCGGCTGCTGTCGCTGACCGAGCTGCCGCGGCCCGACCACGCCGCCGACGCGCTCGCGGTCGCGATCTGCCACACGAACCGCGCACCGCTCGCGGCCGCGATGGTGAGCGCGTGA
- the ruvA gene encoding Holliday junction branch migration protein RuvA, whose amino-acid sequence MIALVRGEVAGRRPAAPAGGDVVVDVNGVGYRLAVSSETLKQVPAAGKRVTLHSHLIVRDDALQLYGFATEEERDLFLMLLGVQSVGPKVALAVLSGGTPRELLGALAAGDAARFQAVPGIGKRTAERIIVELREKAGVAVPDDAVHGSVASDDPRTLAREGLVGLGFSLDEAERLLKRAPGETAEELIAHALRTSRR is encoded by the coding sequence GTGATCGCGCTCGTCCGCGGCGAGGTCGCCGGGCGGCGCCCCGCCGCGCCGGCCGGGGGGGACGTCGTCGTCGACGTCAACGGCGTCGGGTACCGCCTGGCGGTGTCATCCGAGACGCTGAAGCAGGTGCCGGCGGCCGGCAAGAGGGTCACCCTCCACAGCCACCTGATCGTGCGCGACGACGCGCTCCAGCTCTACGGCTTCGCGACCGAGGAGGAGCGTGACCTCTTCCTGATGCTGCTCGGCGTCCAGTCGGTCGGCCCGAAGGTCGCGCTCGCCGTCCTCTCGGGCGGCACGCCGCGCGAGCTGCTCGGCGCGCTCGCCGCCGGCGACGCCGCCCGCTTCCAGGCTGTGCCCGGGATCGGCAAGCGCACCGCGGAGCGGATCATCGTCGAGCTGCGCGAGAAGGCCGGCGTCGCCGTGCCCGACGACGCGGTCCACGGCAGCGTGGCGAGCGACGACCCGCGCACGCTCGCGCGCGAAGGCCTCGTCGGCCTCGGCTTCTCGCTCGACGAGGCCGAGAGGCTGCTCAAGAGAGCGCCGGGCGAGACCGCCGAAGAGCTGATCGCCCACGCCCTGCGGACGTCGCGGCGATGA
- the ruvB gene encoding Holliday junction branch migration DNA helicase RuvB: protein MTIGRIQTPGVLPEEEVERSLRPRRLDEFVGQEAVREQLSVSIEAASARGDALDHVLLAGPPGLGKTSLAQIVAEELGVQFIQTAGPALERKGDVAAFLTALEPRAVFFVDEIHRLPRALEETFYPAMEDGQLPITVGQGAGAKVVTLDLPPFTLVGATTRAGLLTTPLRDRFGIQHRLEHYGPDDLGRIVRRSAALLGIEVEQAGARAIAARSRGTPRVANRLLKRVRDYAEVRGDGIVTEQVAAHALDLLQVDAMGLDRLDREVLRAICEMFSGGPVGLSTLAVAVGEEQDTIEDVYEPYLLQRGLIERTPRGRVATVRAWRHLGLEPPADGVKLF, encoded by the coding sequence ATGACGATCGGGCGGATCCAGACGCCGGGCGTGCTGCCCGAGGAGGAGGTCGAGCGCTCGCTGCGCCCGCGCCGGCTCGACGAGTTCGTCGGCCAGGAGGCCGTCCGCGAGCAGCTCTCCGTCTCGATCGAGGCCGCCTCCGCGCGCGGCGACGCGCTCGACCACGTCCTGCTCGCCGGCCCGCCGGGCCTCGGCAAGACCTCGCTCGCCCAGATCGTCGCCGAAGAGCTCGGCGTCCAGTTCATACAGACGGCCGGTCCGGCGCTGGAGCGCAAGGGCGACGTCGCCGCGTTCCTGACCGCGCTGGAGCCGCGCGCCGTCTTCTTCGTCGACGAGATCCACCGCCTGCCGCGCGCGCTGGAGGAGACCTTCTACCCAGCGATGGAGGACGGCCAGCTGCCGATCACCGTCGGCCAGGGGGCCGGCGCGAAGGTCGTCACGCTCGACCTGCCGCCGTTCACGCTCGTCGGCGCGACGACGCGCGCGGGGCTGCTGACGACGCCGCTGCGCGACCGCTTCGGCATCCAGCACCGGCTGGAGCACTACGGTCCCGACGACCTCGGCCGGATCGTGCGCCGCTCCGCGGCGCTGCTGGGGATCGAGGTCGAGCAGGCCGGGGCGCGCGCGATCGCGGCCCGCAGCCGCGGCACGCCGCGCGTCGCGAACCGCCTGCTCAAGCGCGTGCGCGACTACGCCGAGGTGCGCGGCGACGGCATCGTGACCGAGCAGGTCGCGGCGCACGCGCTCGACCTCCTGCAGGTGGACGCGATGGGTCTGGACCGGCTCGACCGCGAGGTCCTGCGGGCGATCTGCGAGATGTTCTCCGGCGGACCGGTCGGGCTCTCGACGCTCGCCGTCGCGGTCGGCGAGGAGCAGGACACGATCGAGGACGTCTACGAGCCGTACCTGCTCCAGCGCGGCCTGATCGAACGCACGCCGCGCGGTCGCGTCGCGACCGTGCGGGCCTGGCGGCACCTCGGCCTCGAACCGCCCGCCGACGGCGTCAAGCTGTTCTGA
- a CDS encoding PAS domain-containing protein — translation MAHLFICPNCGTRTSETDRTAGFSRIPKGCSKCGFGFLFELLDDYYPAPNAAFFVCDKEGRVIGCGRGSFELTGLDDERVIGRSVREVLGLDFGAAEEDPVGTVLEWGVRALGKPVTVNAEGDLPAEAVADLFPAYDDDGGLLLVLTPSK, via the coding sequence ATGGCCCATCTCTTCATCTGCCCAAACTGCGGCACGCGCACCTCGGAGACAGACCGCACCGCCGGCTTCAGCCGCATACCGAAGGGCTGCTCCAAGTGCGGCTTCGGCTTCCTCTTCGAGCTGCTCGACGACTACTACCCGGCGCCGAACGCCGCCTTCTTCGTCTGTGACAAGGAGGGGCGTGTGATCGGCTGCGGCCGCGGCTCCTTCGAACTGACCGGCCTCGACGACGAGCGGGTCATCGGCCGCTCGGTCCGCGAGGTGCTCGGGCTCGACTTCGGCGCCGCCGAGGAAGACCCCGTCGGGACCGTGCTCGAATGGGGCGTTCGCGCTCTAGGGAAGCCCGTCACGGTCAACGCCGAGGGCGACCTCCCGGCTGAAGCTGTTGCCGACTTGTTTCCAGCCTACGACGACGACGGCGGTTTGCTGCTCGTGCTCACTCCCTCCAAGTAG
- a CDS encoding protein translocase subunit SecDF — protein MTERRRTGLILLLVLGLLAASGVVIATKDTKLGLDLEGGVELVYQGKPTPEVPEVTPEDIDRAVEIIRNRVDQLGVGEPEIVRAGRDQISVGLPSVQNIERAKNQVGTPAQLHFFDWEENVLTPEGRFVAPGLTSGDADSTRISQGAGDTSQGQPLYDAVKLASRQRAGADSRTGSRTGTAYYLFDREHRYLAGPEESEADLLSAIDRRTLPPGSEVLGVPQGWVVLQAVTRDSGETIEMGDPSARFYVLKDNVALSGKDIKDPTQGFNDLQQPDVEFRFTNRGKSAFQNITREISQRGQSLALPGVNPANVVQHFAVELDGRLISVASIDPQRLPDGIDGENGAIIEGGFTITSAQDLANLLKLGALPIGLELISQSQVSATLGKQALNEGLVAGIVGLALVAVFLVAFYRILGVIATFALLIYGVYFFALIKLVPITMTLPGIAGTILTIGVAADANIVIFERVKEEVRAGRSVPAAISAGYRKGLTAIIDANVVTVMVAFILFMLATAGVKGFAFTLGVGTLVSLFTAVFATQAILTTMGRTRLLARPSALGASGEGHRWKADFMGLSKWFFSMSGIILLICALAIGSKGLNFGIDFTSGTRITTNLQQSADESQVRSVLEGVGASDAKIQRVSNAELGPNVVQISTEELRPAQVQTVRTALEREFGGVSNFSSSSVGPSFGETIANNAIVAIIASLFVISAYIALRFQWRFAVPVLIAVAHDILIVSGIYALTGREVTASTVAALLTVLGYSLYDTIIVFDRIRENMPRMPRAAFSQIVNRSMSEVLTRSLATSFSTGLPILALMLFGGETLRDFAFALLVGVLSGAYSSVFIAGPVLWHWKEREPVYVARRKRIESENGGIVPPYALATAGAPVDVEPERRRRRSRRLTTPDDPERGVSADEFEQMKRDLDVDDSPAAITRPPRRAARSATATPPPPPPPPESEPEPEARRDPNGRAPDEAENDGMVKEPRKPSARRRRHGRPR, from the coding sequence ATGACCGAACGTCGCCGCACTGGCCTCATCCTTCTCCTCGTCCTCGGCCTGCTCGCCGCCTCCGGCGTCGTGATCGCGACGAAGGACACGAAACTCGGCCTCGACCTGGAGGGCGGCGTCGAGCTCGTCTATCAGGGCAAGCCGACACCCGAGGTTCCCGAGGTCACGCCCGAGGACATCGACCGCGCCGTCGAGATCATCCGCAACCGCGTCGACCAGCTCGGCGTCGGCGAGCCGGAGATCGTCCGCGCGGGTCGCGACCAGATCTCGGTCGGCCTCCCGAGCGTCCAGAACATCGAGCGCGCGAAGAACCAGGTGGGCACGCCGGCTCAGCTGCACTTCTTCGACTGGGAGGAGAACGTCCTCACGCCGGAGGGCAGATTCGTCGCCCCCGGGCTGACGTCGGGGGACGCTGACTCGACGCGCATCAGCCAGGGCGCCGGCGACACGAGCCAGGGCCAGCCGCTCTACGACGCGGTCAAGCTCGCCTCGAGACAGAGAGCGGGCGCGGACTCGAGAACCGGCTCGCGCACCGGCACCGCCTACTACCTCTTCGACAGAGAGCACCGCTACCTCGCCGGCCCGGAGGAGTCCGAGGCCGACCTGCTCTCCGCGATCGACAGAAGAACGCTGCCGCCCGGCAGCGAGGTGCTCGGCGTCCCGCAGGGCTGGGTCGTGCTGCAGGCCGTCACGCGCGACTCCGGCGAGACGATCGAGATGGGTGATCCGTCGGCGCGCTTCTACGTGCTGAAGGACAACGTCGCGCTCTCCGGCAAGGACATCAAGGACCCGACGCAGGGCTTCAACGACCTCCAGCAGCCGGACGTCGAGTTCAGATTCACGAACAGAGGCAAGTCGGCGTTCCAGAACATCACGCGCGAGATCTCGCAGCGCGGCCAGAGCCTCGCGCTTCCCGGCGTCAACCCGGCGAACGTCGTCCAGCACTTCGCGGTCGAGCTCGACGGCAGACTGATCTCGGTCGCCTCGATCGACCCGCAGCGCCTCCCCGACGGCATCGACGGCGAGAACGGCGCGATCATCGAGGGCGGCTTCACGATCACGAGCGCGCAGGACCTCGCGAACCTGCTGAAGCTCGGCGCGCTCCCGATCGGCCTCGAGCTGATCTCGCAGTCGCAGGTCTCCGCGACGCTCGGCAAGCAGGCGCTCAACGAGGGTCTCGTCGCCGGCATCGTCGGCCTCGCGCTCGTCGCGGTCTTCCTCGTCGCCTTCTACCGCATCCTCGGCGTGATCGCGACCTTCGCGCTCCTGATCTACGGCGTCTACTTCTTCGCGCTGATCAAGCTGGTGCCGATCACGATGACCCTGCCGGGCATCGCCGGCACGATCCTCACGATCGGCGTCGCGGCCGACGCGAACATCGTCATCTTCGAACGCGTGAAAGAGGAGGTGCGCGCAGGGCGAAGTGTGCCCGCGGCCATCTCCGCGGGCTATCGCAAGGGCCTGACGGCGATCATCGACGCCAACGTCGTCACCGTCATGGTCGCGTTCATCCTCTTCATGCTCGCGACCGCGGGCGTCAAGGGCTTCGCCTTCACGCTCGGCGTCGGCACGCTCGTCTCGCTCTTCACGGCCGTCTTCGCGACCCAGGCGATACTCACGACGATGGGACGCACGAGACTGCTCGCGCGTCCCTCGGCGCTCGGCGCCTCGGGCGAGGGTCACAGATGGAAGGCCGACTTCATGGGCCTCTCCAAGTGGTTCTTCTCGATGTCGGGGATCATCCTCCTGATCTGCGCCCTGGCGATCGGCTCGAAGGGCCTGAACTTCGGCATCGACTTCACGTCCGGCACGCGGATCACGACGAACCTGCAGCAGTCCGCTGACGAGTCGCAGGTCCGCAGCGTGCTCGAGGGCGTCGGCGCGTCCGACGCGAAGATCCAGAGAGTCTCGAACGCCGAGCTCGGTCCCAACGTCGTGCAGATCTCCACCGAGGAGTTGCGGCCGGCGCAGGTCCAGACGGTCAGAACGGCGTTGGAGAGAGAGTTCGGCGGCGTCTCGAACTTCTCCAGCTCCTCCGTCGGGCCGTCGTTCGGCGAGACGATCGCGAACAACGCGATCGTCGCGATCATCGCCTCGCTGTTCGTCATCTCGGCCTACATCGCGCTCCGCTTCCAGTGGAGATTCGCGGTCCCGGTCCTGATCGCCGTGGCGCACGACATCCTGATCGTGAGCGGCATCTACGCGTTGACGGGCCGGGAGGTGACGGCGTCGACGGTCGCGGCGCTCTTGACCGTCTTGGGCTACTCGCTCTACGACACGATCATCGTGTTCGACCGAATCCGAGAAAACATGCCGCGCATGCCGCGGGCCGCGTTCTCGCAGATCGTCAACCGCTCGATGTCCGAGGTGCTGACGCGATCGCTCGCGACCTCGTTCTCGACCGGTCTGCCGATCCTCGCGCTGATGCTGTTCGGCGGCGAGACGCTGCGCGACTTCGCGTTCGCGCTGCTCGTCGGCGTGCTCTCCGGCGCGTACTCGTCGGTCTTCATCGCCGGTCCGGTGCTGTGGCACTGGAAGGAGCGCGAGCCGGTCTACGTCGCGCGCCGCAAGCGGATCGAGTCGGAGAACGGCGGGATCGTGCCGCCGTACGCGCTGGCGACCGCCGGCGCTCCGGTCGACGTCGAGCCCGAGCGCAGAAGACGCCGCTCGCGGCGCCTGACGACGCCGGACGATCCGGAGCGCGGCGTCTCGGCGGACGAGTTCGAGCAGATGAAGCGCGACCTCGACGTGGACGACAGCCCGGCGGCGATCACGCGCCCGCCGCGCCGTGCGGCGCGCAGCGCGACGGCCACGCCACCGCCACCGCCCCCGCCTCCCGAGTCGGAGCCGGAGCCGGAGGCAAGACGAGATCCGAACGGGCGTGCGCCCGACGAAGCTGAGAACGACGGCATGGTGAAGGAGCCCAGAAAGCCCAGCGCTCGCCGTCGTCGTCACGGGAGGCCGCGCTGA
- a CDS encoding GNAT family N-acetyltransferase, whose translation MQDELRIRNLTAGDTDGFRACLDVAFHETTTDASLRRWWQLLDLDRTIVVLDGDTIVATSGAFPQRLSVPGGELASAGVTVVTVLPTHRRRGILTRMMARLFEQAAAAGEPLAGLWAAEGGIYGRFGYGVATQVATLELDGGSPPPPRSQGADFTLELLPLDGAGPLLDPLWERVRAQRAGVPARTEQWWSGNVLSDLEDEREGAHETRLVVARDAAGAAQGYALYRARDAEPATTVEVLELIAPDTEAEATLWGYFRQIDLVGRVKATGRPVDDPLKFRFDDFEAAHVADVNDALWLRLLDLPAAVAGRAWAAPLDLVLDVTDRRLPANAGSWRLEASAQGDGRCSPTDRAPDLALDVAALGAAYLGGVSPVRLADAGRIAELTPGALARLDVALHTPRAPWTPEDF comes from the coding sequence GTGCAAGACGAACTCCGCATCCGCAACCTCACCGCCGGCGACACCGACGGATTCCGTGCCTGCCTCGACGTCGCGTTCCACGAGACCACGACCGACGCCTCGCTCAGACGCTGGTGGCAGCTGCTCGACCTCGACCGGACGATCGTCGTCCTCGACGGCGACACGATCGTCGCGACGTCGGGCGCCTTCCCGCAGCGCCTCTCGGTGCCCGGCGGAGAGCTGGCGTCCGCCGGTGTCACCGTCGTCACCGTCCTCCCCACCCACCGCCGCCGCGGAATCCTCACGCGCATGATGGCGCGCCTGTTCGAGCAGGCGGCAGCCGCCGGCGAGCCGCTCGCCGGCCTGTGGGCCGCCGAGGGCGGCATCTACGGCCGCTTCGGCTACGGCGTCGCGACGCAGGTCGCGACGCTGGAGCTGGACGGTGGCAGCCCGCCGCCGCCGCGCTCCCAAGGCGCCGACTTCACGCTGGAGCTGCTGCCGCTCGACGGCGCCGGCCCCCTGCTCGACCCGCTGTGGGAGCGCGTCCGCGCGCAGCGCGCGGGCGTTCCCGCGCGCACCGAGCAGTGGTGGAGCGGCAACGTCCTCAGCGACTTGGAGGACGAGCGCGAGGGCGCGCACGAGACGCGTCTCGTGGTCGCGCGCGACGCGGCGGGCGCCGCGCAGGGCTACGCGCTCTACCGCGCTCGCGACGCGGAGCCGGCGACGACGGTCGAGGTGCTGGAGCTGATCGCGCCCGACACCGAGGCCGAGGCGACGCTGTGGGGCTACTTCCGCCAGATCGACCTGGTCGGCAGAGTGAAGGCGACCGGCCGTCCCGTCGACGACCCGCTCAAGTTCCGCTTCGACGACTTCGAGGCGGCGCACGTCGCCGACGTCAACGACGCGCTGTGGCTGCGCCTGCTCGACCTGCCGGCGGCGGTCGCCGGGCGGGCGTGGGCGGCGCCGCTCGACCTCGTGCTCGACGTCACCGACAGGCGGCTGCCCGCGAACGCGGGCAGCTGGCGGCTCGAGGCGTCGGCGCAGGGCGACGGGCGCTGCAGCCCGACCGACCGCGCGCCGGACCTGGCGCTCGACGTCGCCGCGCTCGGCGCCGCGTACCTCGGCGGCGTCTCGCCCGTGCGGCTCGCCGACGCCGGCCGGATCGCCGAGCTGACGCCGGGCGCGCTCGCGCGGCTGGACGTCGCGCTGCACACCCCGCGCGCCCCCTGGACGCCCGAGGACTTCTAG